A window from Burkholderiales bacterium encodes these proteins:
- the rng gene encoding ribonuclease G, with the protein MSEDILINVTPQETRVAVMGQGVVQELHIERVSGRGLVGNIYCGEVCRVLPGMQSAFVEIGLDRAAFLHVADIWGQWQNGEEPKPIERLLHEGQKLLVQVIKDPIGSKGARLSTQISAAGRMLVYLPQETHIGISQRIEDEEERAHLRDKLQQLLPQDQSGGFIIRTMAETASERELLADIEYLRKLWNGIQEQAQSAPPRTLLYQDLTLSLRVLRDFVSEDSERVVVDSRETFHKMQSFAQNYMDNVVPRIEHYTGERPLFDLHGVEEEIQKALARRVELKSGGYLIIDQTEALTTVDVNTGGFVGGRNFDDTIFKTNLEAAQVIARQLRLRNLGGIIIIDFIDMDNEEHRNAVLAEFRKALARDRTRMTVNGFTALGLVEMTRKRTRESLAHVLCEPCPTCHGRGEVKTAQTVCYEILRELLREARQFNAREYRILASQDVIDLFLDEESQSLAMLGDFIGKPVSLQVETQYTQEQYDIVLM; encoded by the coding sequence GTGAGCGAAGACATTCTAATTAACGTTACCCCCCAGGAGACGCGCGTTGCGGTGATGGGGCAGGGCGTGGTACAGGAGCTGCACATCGAGCGGGTGAGCGGCCGCGGCCTGGTCGGCAACATTTACTGCGGCGAGGTCTGTCGCGTGCTGCCCGGCATGCAGTCGGCGTTCGTCGAAATCGGCCTCGACCGTGCGGCGTTCCTGCATGTGGCGGACATCTGGGGGCAATGGCAAAACGGCGAAGAGCCGAAGCCCATCGAAAGATTGCTGCACGAGGGGCAGAAGCTTTTAGTGCAGGTGATTAAAGATCCCATCGGCAGCAAGGGGGCGCGGCTTTCCACGCAAATCAGCGCGGCCGGGCGCATGCTGGTATACCTGCCGCAGGAAACGCATATTGGCATTTCGCAGCGCATCGAGGATGAGGAAGAGCGCGCCCATCTGCGCGACAAGCTGCAGCAGCTTCTGCCGCAGGACCAAAGCGGCGGCTTCATCATTCGCACCATGGCCGAAACCGCAAGCGAGCGCGAGCTGCTCGCCGACATCGAGTACTTGCGCAAGCTGTGGAACGGGATTCAGGAACAAGCGCAATCGGCGCCGCCGAGGACGCTGCTCTATCAAGACCTTACCCTGAGCTTGCGCGTATTGCGCGATTTCGTGAGCGAAGATAGTGAACGGGTGGTGGTGGATTCGCGTGAGACTTTTCACAAAATGCAGTCGTTTGCACAGAATTACATGGACAATGTAGTGCCGCGCATCGAGCACTATACCGGCGAGCGCCCGCTGTTTGACCTTCACGGCGTGGAAGAGGAAATCCAGAAAGCGCTGGCGCGGCGCGTCGAGCTGAAATCCGGCGGTTATCTGATTATCGACCAGACCGAGGCGCTCACCACCGTGGATGTGAACACCGGCGGCTTTGTCGGCGGGCGCAATTTCGACGACACCATCTTCAAGACCAATCTCGAAGCGGCGCAAGTAATTGCGCGACAATTGAGGCTCAGAAATCTGGGCGGCATCATCATCATTGACTTCATCGACATGGACAACGAAGAGCATCGCAACGCGGTGCTGGCGGAATTCAGGAAGGCGTTGGCGCGCGACCGCACGCGCATGACGGTGAACGGCTTCACCGCCCTGGGTCTGGTGGAGATGACGAGGAAGCGCACGCGGGAGAGCCTCGCCCATGTGCTGTGCGAGCCGTGCCCGACCTGCCACGGGCGCGGCGAAGTGAAGACCGCGCAGACCGTGTGCTACGAAATCCTGCGCGAGCTGCTGCGTGAAGCGCGGCAGTTCAATGCGCGCGAGTACCGCATTCTCGCTTCACAGGATGTGATTGATCTGTTCCTCGACGAGGAGTCGCAAAGCCTGGCCATGCTCGGCGACTTCATCGGCAAGCCGGTCTCGCTTCAGGTGGAAACGCAGTACACGCAGGAACAGTACGATATCGTGCTGATGTGA
- a CDS encoding YggT family protein, giving the protein MFGQALQFLLETTFDLLALVLLMRFYMQTLRVSFRNPVGEFVVALTDWLARPVRRAIPGLFGFDLASFTLAWAMQVILLLLLYWIKGFVFAGSPGIAAGILLTLALLEVIKLSVYLLIFLIIVQVLFSWVNPHAPLAPLFNSLARPFLRPFRRLIPPIGNVDLSPLFVLVLAQLVLILITQAYRTIAGMF; this is encoded by the coding sequence ATGTTTGGCCAGGCATTGCAATTTCTCCTGGAAACTACGTTTGATCTGCTCGCGCTGGTGCTGCTCATGCGTTTTTACATGCAAACCCTGCGCGTCTCGTTCCGCAACCCGGTAGGAGAATTCGTGGTGGCGCTCACCGACTGGCTGGCGCGACCGGTACGGCGCGCGATTCCCGGCCTTTTCGGATTCGACCTCGCGAGTTTCACCCTCGCCTGGGCCATGCAGGTCATATTACTGCTCTTGCTTTACTGGATTAAAGGCTTCGTTTTTGCCGGCTCTCCCGGCATTGCCGCCGGCATTTTGCTGACCCTCGCCCTGCTGGAAGTTATCAAGCTCAGTGTTTACCTTCTGATTTTCCTGATCATCGTGCAGGTGTTGTTCAGCTGGGTGAATCCCCATGCGCCGCTGGCGCCGCTATTCAACAGCCTGGCCCGGCCGTTCCTGCGCCCGTTCCGGCGCCTGATTCCCCCGATTGGGAATGTGGACTTGTCGCCGCTGTTCGTCCTGGTGCTGGCGCAACTTGTGTTGATTCTGATTACTCAAGCTTATCGCACGATAGCGGGCATGTTTTAA
- the proC gene encoding pyrroline-5-carboxylate reductase has protein sequence MQITFIGGGNMANAMVGGLLQKGYVAESLCVVDVSTEARDNINNRFGVAAFADLNQGCAEAGIFILAVKPQQMCEAARNLKPLLKQQLVISIAAGIRTADLSRWLGGYTRIVRVMPNTPALVLSGFSGLYAMPTVTPAEKQQAEAILGAVGATLWLEREEQLDAITALSGSGPAYVFYFIEALQQAARELGFDANQARQLALATFSGAVKLASQGEDAQALRSRVTSKGGTTERAIGKMDEAQIKQHIIDAVRAAAGRSRELGDEFGKAG, from the coding sequence ATGCAAATTACATTCATTGGCGGTGGCAACATGGCGAACGCCATGGTCGGCGGATTGTTGCAAAAGGGCTACGTCGCCGAGAGCCTATGCGTGGTGGATGTCTCCACGGAAGCCCGCGACAATATCAACAACCGCTTCGGCGTTGCCGCTTTTGCGGATCTAAATCAGGGCTGCGCCGAAGCCGGCATCTTCATTCTCGCCGTCAAACCGCAGCAAATGTGCGAAGCCGCGCGAAATCTGAAACCCCTGCTCAAGCAACAATTGGTCATTTCGATTGCCGCCGGCATTCGCACTGCCGATCTTTCGCGCTGGCTTGGAGGTTATACCCGAATTGTGCGGGTAATGCCCAATACGCCGGCGCTGGTGCTCTCCGGCTTCTCCGGCCTTTACGCCATGCCGACAGTAACGCCAGCGGAAAAGCAGCAGGCCGAAGCGATTTTGGGCGCGGTGGGCGCAACGCTGTGGCTGGAGCGCGAGGAGCAACTGGACGCGATTACCGCGCTGTCGGGCAGCGGTCCGGCTTATGTTTTTTATTTCATTGAAGCGCTGCAGCAGGCAGCCAGAGAGCTCGGGTTCGATGCCAATCAAGCTCGGCAGCTTGCGCTCGCCACGTTTTCCGGCGCGGTGAAATTGGCAAGCCAGGGCGAAGACGCACAAGCGCTGCGGAGCCGCGTCACATCAAAGGGCGGCACCACCGAGCGCGCGATTGGCAAGATGGATGAAGCGCAGATCAAGCAACATATCATCGATGCCGTCCGCGCTGCGGCTGGGCGCTCACGCGAACTCGGGGATGAATTCGGCAAGGCGGGATAA
- a CDS encoding SRPBCC family protein, translating into MKKNLAPLLVLLLALPFAGVEAKTQKPAKLPKLTVTQTIEIKASPDAVWGKISDFNGLNTWHPAVAKSEILSGTNNQKGAVRLLTLQDGGTIKEKLLRYNAKGKSFKYSIIEGVLPVSHYESVIRVKPGKNSGSVVEWFGKFQRKSPLVNPPAGENDATAKNTITAIYKAGLENLKKLAEG; encoded by the coding sequence ATGAAAAAAAACCTTGCGCCCCTACTTGTTTTGCTTCTGGCTTTGCCGTTCGCCGGCGTGGAAGCGAAAACCCAGAAACCGGCCAAGCTGCCAAAGCTAACTGTGACCCAAACCATCGAAATCAAGGCCTCTCCCGACGCGGTGTGGGGCAAGATCAGCGATTTCAACGGTCTTAACACCTGGCATCCGGCCGTGGCGAAAAGCGAAATCTTGAGCGGCACCAATAACCAGAAAGGCGCCGTGCGCCTCTTGACTCTGCAGGACGGCGGCACCATCAAGGAAAAACTGCTGCGCTATAACGCTAAAGGCAAGAGCTTCAAGTACAGCATCATTGAAGGCGTGCTGCCGGTCAGCCACTACGAGTCCGTGATTCGCGTGAAGCCGGGCAAGAATAGCGGCTCGGTCGTCGAGTGGTTCGGCAAGTTCCAGCGCAAGTCGCCGCTGGTCAATCCGCCGGCCGGAGAGAATGACGCTACCGCGAAAAACACCATCACCGCGATTTACAAAGCGGGCTTGGAGAATCTGAAGAAACTGGCCGAAGGCTGA
- a CDS encoding YggS family pyridoxal phosphate-dependent enzyme, whose product MTAIALALQAVRERVAACAQAAGRAPREIQLVAVSKTFPPSKIVQAHQAGQTAFGENYAQEGVEKILALEKILLEWHFIGPIQSNKTRLIVEHFAWVHSVDREKIAERLSIARPSHLSPLQVCIQVNVSGEATKSGISPGNAARLARFIQDLPGLKLRGLMAVPQPTVDFELQRRQLRKLREMKDALVAQGIPLDTLSMGMSHDLEAAIWEGATLVRVGTAIFGERKP is encoded by the coding sequence ATGACCGCAATCGCTTTGGCTTTGCAAGCTGTCAGGGAACGCGTTGCAGCATGCGCCCAAGCAGCCGGTCGGGCACCCCGCGAAATACAGCTCGTCGCAGTCAGCAAGACTTTTCCGCCCAGCAAAATTGTCCAAGCCCATCAAGCCGGGCAGACCGCCTTTGGCGAGAACTATGCGCAGGAAGGAGTGGAAAAAATTCTGGCGCTGGAAAAAATTTTGCTGGAGTGGCACTTCATCGGCCCCATCCAGAGCAACAAGACGCGACTGATTGTCGAGCACTTTGCCTGGGTGCACAGCGTGGACCGCGAAAAAATCGCAGAGCGGTTGTCCATCGCGCGCCCGTCTCATCTGTCTCCACTGCAGGTTTGCATCCAGGTAAACGTAAGCGGAGAAGCAACCAAAAGCGGCATCTCGCCCGGTAATGCGGCGCGGCTGGCCCGATTTATTCAAGATTTGCCCGGGTTGAAACTGCGCGGCCTTATGGCCGTCCCTCAGCCGACCGTGGATTTCGAATTGCAGCGCCGGCAGCTTCGAAAGTTGCGCGAAATGAAAGACGCACTGGTGGCGCAGGGCATCCCGTTGGATACACTCTCGATGGGCATGTCGCACGACCTGGAAGCCGCGATTTGGGAAGGCGCCACGCTGGTGCGCGTCGGCACGGCTATTTTCGGCGAGCGCAAGCCCTGA
- a CDS encoding type IV pilus twitching motility protein PilT: MDIAELLAFVVKNKASDLHLSAGMPPMIRVHGDIRRVNLPAMEHKEVHDMAYDIMNDSQRKIYEENLELDFSFAIPNLARFRVNAFNQNRGASVAMRTIPSRVLSLEELNAPKTFAAIADQPRGLVLVTGPTGCGKSTTLAAMVNYINEKVYGHILTVEDPIEFVHESKKCLVNQREVGPHTLSFANALRSSLREDPDYVLVGEMRDLETIRLALTAAETGHLVFATVHTSSAAKTVDRVIDVFSAAEKDMVRSMLSESLRAVISQVLLKTKDGSGRVAAYEVMIGTPAIRNLIRENKVAQMYSAIQTGQNVGMQTLDQNLMELVKRGVVTSEEARGKASNKDIFFG, translated from the coding sequence ATGGATATTGCCGAACTGCTGGCTTTCGTCGTCAAGAACAAGGCTTCCGACCTGCATCTTTCGGCGGGAATGCCGCCGATGATCCGCGTGCATGGCGACATCCGCCGCGTCAATCTGCCGGCGATGGAGCACAAGGAAGTACACGACATGGCGTATGACATCATGAACGACTCGCAGCGCAAGATCTACGAAGAAAACCTCGAGCTCGACTTTTCCTTTGCCATTCCCAATCTCGCGCGCTTCCGCGTCAACGCCTTCAACCAGAACCGCGGCGCCAGCGTGGCGATGCGGACCATTCCTTCCAGGGTGTTGAGCCTGGAAGAACTCAACGCGCCAAAAACCTTCGCCGCCATCGCCGACCAGCCGCGCGGCCTGGTGCTGGTCACTGGCCCCACCGGTTGCGGCAAGTCCACCACGCTCGCGGCGATGGTCAACTATATCAATGAAAAGGTGTACGGGCACATCCTGACGGTGGAAGATCCGATCGAATTTGTGCATGAGAGCAAGAAATGTCTCGTCAACCAGCGCGAAGTTGGGCCGCACACGCTCTCCTTCGCCAACGCTCTGCGTTCCTCGCTGCGCGAGGATCCGGATTACGTGCTGGTGGGCGAGATGCGCGACCTGGAAACCATACGTCTCGCGCTGACCGCCGCCGAGACCGGCCACTTGGTGTTCGCCACCGTGCACACCAGCTCCGCTGCCAAGACGGTGGACCGCGTCATTGACGTCTTTTCCGCGGCGGAAAAGGATATGGTGCGCTCGATGCTTTCGGAAAGCTTGCGCGCAGTAATATCGCAGGTGCTGCTCAAGACCAAGGACGGCAGCGGGCGCGTGGCGGCGTATGAAGTCATGATCGGCACACCGGCGATCCGAAATCTCATCCGCGAGAACAAGGTGGCGCAGATGTACTCGGCGATTCAAACCGGACAGAACGTGGGAATGCAGACCTTGGATCAGAACTTGATGGAGCTGGTGAAGCGCGGTGTCGTGACTTCCGAGGAAGCGCGCGGCAAGGCGTCGAACAAGGATATTTTTTTCGGATAA
- a CDS encoding PilT/PilU family type 4a pilus ATPase, with protein MEREQAVKFMNDLLRLMLSKKASDLFITAGFPPAIKVDGKVTPVSSQALTPQHTQEFARALMNDRQTQEFEATKECNFAINPPGIGRYRVNAFVQQARVGLVLRTITTTIPKFEDLNLPAVLKDIAMTKRGLVIFVGGTGCGKSTSLAAMVGYRNENSYGHIITIEDPVEFVHEHRNCIVTQREVGVDTDNWFSALKNMLRQAPDVIQIGEIRERETMDYAIAFSETGHLCMATLHANSTNQALDRIINFFPAERRQQLLMDLSLNIRAFVSQRLIPKKEGKGRVAAVEIMLNSPLISDLVFKGDVHEIKEIMSRSRELGMQTFDQSLFDLYEAGQISYEDALRNADSVNDLRLRIKLHGSEAKDKDVMSGIDHLNIV; from the coding sequence ATGGAACGAGAGCAGGCAGTAAAATTCATGAACGATCTGCTGCGCCTGATGCTCAGCAAAAAAGCTTCCGACCTGTTTATCACCGCGGGTTTCCCGCCGGCGATCAAGGTGGACGGCAAGGTGACGCCGGTTTCCAGCCAGGCGTTGACGCCGCAGCATACCCAGGAATTCGCGCGTGCGCTGATGAATGACAGGCAGACGCAGGAATTCGAAGCCACCAAGGAATGTAATTTCGCGATCAACCCGCCGGGAATCGGCCGTTACCGTGTCAACGCTTTTGTGCAGCAGGCCCGGGTCGGCCTGGTGCTGCGCACTATCACCACAACCATCCCGAAATTCGAGGATCTTAATCTTCCGGCGGTGCTCAAGGACATCGCCATGACCAAGCGCGGCCTGGTTATCTTCGTCGGCGGCACCGGTTGTGGCAAATCGACTTCGCTGGCGGCGATGGTCGGCTACCGCAATGAAAACAGCTACGGCCACATCATCACCATCGAGGACCCGGTGGAATTCGTGCACGAGCACAGAAACTGCATCGTCACCCAGCGCGAAGTCGGGGTGGATACCGACAACTGGTTTTCCGCACTGAAAAACATGCTGCGCCAGGCGCCGGACGTGATTCAGATCGGCGAAATCCGCGAGCGCGAGACCATGGATTACGCGATCGCCTTTTCCGAAACCGGACACCTGTGCATGGCGACGCTGCATGCCAACAGCACCAACCAGGCGCTTGACCGCATCATCAACTTCTTCCCTGCAGAGCGCAGACAGCAGCTGCTGATGGACCTGTCGTTGAACATCCGTGCCTTCGTCTCGCAACGCCTGATTCCGAAAAAAGAGGGCAAAGGGCGCGTCGCAGCGGTCGAAATCATGCTGAACTCACCGTTGATTTCCGACCTGGTTTTCAAAGGCGACGTGCATGAGATCAAAGAGATCATGTCGAGATCGCGCGAGCTGGGCATGCAGACTTTTGACCAGTCCCTGTTCGATCTGTACGAAGCGGGGCAGATCAGCTATGAGGACGCGCTGCGTAACGCCGACTCGGTCAACGACTTGCGCTTGAGAATCAAGCTGCACGGGTCGGAGGCGAAAGACAAGGATGTGATGTCCGGCATCGATCACCTCAATATCGTGTAG